GAACGAATTTCCAAAACGTCTTCCCTTTGGTTCGCTTGGAATCCCTTTCCAAAGGAGAACGACTTTTCAGCAGGAAGGGAGAGTTTTGTATAATTTGCAAAAGGACTATTACAAAAAGAGAAACAAAAGAAAAGCGTGAGAATCCAAAACGATCGTAAGAACATGAAAGCTCCCTACTAAAAAGATACTACCTGAAGTAATGGATCTCGCTTAAAAATCCAGTTCTTATTTCTTTCCAAGCTTCGTTTCCAAAAGGTCCTTGATTCCAAGAAAGAGGATCCATTTTCAATACCGAGTTTAGGATGAGCGATGACAACGATAGAATCAAGAAACACGCAAAGACATAAAATTCTTAAAAAAAAAGGATTCGTTTCCGAATCCCTTTTTACTTTTTTATAATACGTCAACGCGAGGAAACTTTTAGCTCGCTCGAAACGTTCTTAAAAAATTCTTCTTAGGATTTACGATCGGTTCCGCCCACTCGAGGAGCCGCGGCGCTGGATCCGCTTTGTCCATAAACCGAAACCGCTTGTTTTGGAAGACTGGATCTTCTCCATTCAAACCAAGAACCTTGATACGTGTGAACGTCCAGATAACCGACTTCGCGTAACATCAGAGCGAGGAGGGAAGATCGAGCGCCGTTGTAATCATAGATCACGGTCGTACGTTCCGGCATGAATGGAAAGGATCTGAGTTTTTTATTAAACTGAGTTTTTTCGATCAGATTGCCTTGACCGTCGTAGAGAATTCTCCAATCCCAAAGAAAGGATCCCGGAAGACGACCACACAAGGAACCCGGTTCCGGCGCGGTGAGTCTGGGAAGTTTTCCTTCATATTCTTCTTGAGTTCTCGTATCGAAGATCTGAAGACGCGTTAGATTCTTTTCCAAGAAGGCTTTGTCTACGACACCTTCGAGTTTTTTCGGTTTGTCTCCGGGGCCGAGTTCCATTTC
This is a stretch of genomic DNA from Leptospira tipperaryensis. It encodes these proteins:
- a CDS encoding sulfurtransferase, with translation MSSWNFIKTDLNDKDFLIDCRSSAGYQESTLRGAYSFPFIKKAFASDPESQKKMTGPIEEILKLIQKEGATRVIVFDEGMGMFASRMVFLLRAAGYQNAFLYGNRWPSQGVALEKGSKEMELGPGDKPKKLEGVVDKAFLEKNLTRLQIFDTRTQEEYEGKLPRLTAPEPGSLCGRLPGSFLWDWRILYDGQGNLIEKTQFNKKLRSFPFMPERTTVIYDYNGARSSLLALMLREVGYLDVHTYQGSWFEWRRSSLPKQAVSVYGQSGSSAAAPRVGGTDRKS